The Actinomycetota bacterium genome contains a region encoding:
- the folP gene encoding dihydropteroate synthase → MEYKIRQLFLNDKAEAEKEFARIKAAPHGIRIMSEKLFNLVLKIKEVDNKAANIIKQEMLSRNGEAVLSRDSIYLGSEKSDIIIFGTEKSIRSLAEKMKSQPFGLKLLSEELKNFLDHINDSAKKNSLKIAGKIFSAGEKPLIMGILNTTPDSFYDGGKYLNAGKAVERALQMIAEGASIIDLGGMSTRPGSEEADTEEEIKRTIPVIKEIKRQSDVVISIDTYRSRVAEKAIDAGADIINDISGLVLDSEMIKTVSSTKAYIVIMHMKGTPKDMQINPVYKDVTEEIYSFLYTQANSAIKSGIEKDRIIIDPGIGFGKTVEDNYTILKNIEEFKSLNMPILIGASRKSFIGKVLNLLPEERLEGSLAVASYCAVKGVDILRVHDVKETLRAVKVINAMRI, encoded by the coding sequence ATGGAATATAAGATAAGACAACTGTTCTTAAATGATAAAGCCGAAGCGGAAAAAGAATTTGCCAGAATAAAGGCTGCTCCCCACGGCATCAGAATAATGTCTGAAAAGCTTTTCAATCTTGTTTTAAAGATAAAAGAAGTAGACAACAAGGCTGCCAATATAATAAAACAGGAGATGCTTTCAAGAAACGGGGAGGCTGTTCTGTCCAGAGACTCTATTTATCTGGGTAGTGAAAAATCAGACATAATAATTTTCGGCACTGAAAAAAGCATAAGAAGTCTTGCGGAAAAGATGAAAAGCCAGCCTTTTGGCTTAAAACTTCTTTCGGAAGAGTTGAAAAATTTTCTTGACCACATAAATGATTCTGCAAAAAAAAATAGTTTAAAAATAGCTGGAAAGATATTTTCGGCAGGCGAAAAACCTTTGATAATGGGTATTTTGAATACAACTCCTGATTCGTTTTATGATGGCGGAAAATATTTAAATGCCGGCAAAGCTGTCGAAAGAGCACTTCAGATGATTGCAGAAGGCGCGTCAATTATAGATTTAGGCGGTATGTCAACAAGACCCGGTTCGGAAGAAGCAGATACTGAAGAAGAAATAAAAAGAACCATACCTGTTATTAAAGAAATAAAACGGCAAAGCGATGTAGTCATTTCAATAGATACATACAGAAGCAGGGTGGCAGAAAAAGCAATTGATGCGGGAGCTGATATAATCAATGACATAAGCGGTCTTGTGCTTGATAGTGAAATGATAAAAACGGTATCTTCGACCAAAGCATATATTGTTATTATGCACATGAAGGGAACTCCCAAAGATATGCAGATTAACCCCGTTTACAAAGATGTAACTGAAGAAATATATTCTTTTCTTTACACCCAGGCAAATTCTGCAATCAAGTCAGGCATAGAAAAGGACAGGATAATAATAGACCCCGGAATAGGTTTTGGAAAAACTGTTGAGGATAATTATACGATTCTTAAAAATATTGAAGAGTTCAAAAGTCTTAATATGCCGATATTGATAGGAGCATCCAGAAAATCTTTTATAGGAAAAGTACTGAATCTTTTACCTGAGGAGAGGCTTGAAGGAAGTCTTGCAGTGGCATCTTACTGCGCTGTAAAAGGAGTTGATATTCTGAGAGTCCATGATGTTAAGGAAACGCTCAGAGCTGTCAAAGTAATAAATGCAATGAGGATATAA
- the folE gene encoding GTP cyclohydrolase I FolE, whose product MDKKLIEEGVKNILKGIGEDLEREGLKDTPRRVAEMYEEIFSGIDQEPSSVLKTMFDENHDEIIIIKDIPFYSVCEHHLIPFIGKAHVAYIPNTSGKIAGLSKITRMFDIVAKRPQVQERLTTVVADTLMKKLEARAVMVIVEAEHLCISMRGVKKPKTLTVTSAVRGLFRRNAASRAEAIALIKDGI is encoded by the coding sequence TTGGATAAGAAGCTGATAGAAGAAGGCGTAAAAAATATTCTAAAAGGTATCGGCGAAGATCTCGAAAGAGAAGGTCTCAAAGATACTCCCAGAAGAGTAGCAGAGATGTATGAAGAAATCTTTTCCGGCATTGACCAGGAGCCTTCCTCTGTGCTTAAAACCATGTTTGACGAGAATCATGATGAAATAATCATAATTAAAGATATTCCTTTTTATTCAGTCTGCGAACATCACCTTATTCCGTTTATCGGGAAAGCTCACGTAGCATATATACCAAATACCAGTGGTAAAATCGCAGGTTTGTCAAAGATTACCAGGATGTTTGATATTGTTGCCAAAAGGCCTCAGGTTCAGGAAAGACTTACGACTGTTGTTGCAGATACTTTAATGAAAAAACTGGAAGCAAGAGCTGTGATGGTAATTGTTGAGGCTGAACATCTCTGTATAAGCATGAGAGGCGTAAAAAAACCAAAAACACTTACGGTTACTTCTGCTGTCAGAGGATTGTTCAGAAGAAATGCTGCTTCCCGTGCTGAAGCAATTGCTCTTATTAAAGATGGAATATAA